In the genome of Streptomyces sp. NBC_00190, one region contains:
- a CDS encoding ABC transporter permease, protein MGVLGQAWDWLANGANWSGESGVWHRLGEHVYVSGIALAIACAVALPVGLYLGHLGKGGALAVNVSNVGRAVPVFAVLALFMVSPLRNAGYLPTIAALVLFAIPPLLTNTYVGMSEVDRSVVEAARGMGMSGSQLFLRVELPLARPLVMTGLRSASVQVIATATIAAMVGQGGLGRIITAGFNTYNTAQVVAGAVLVAALALLVEGALVAADRLLPRPAATSR, encoded by the coding sequence ATGGGAGTGCTGGGACAGGCCTGGGACTGGCTGGCGAACGGCGCCAACTGGTCGGGGGAGAGCGGCGTCTGGCACCGGCTCGGCGAGCACGTCTACGTCAGCGGGATCGCCCTCGCGATCGCCTGCGCGGTGGCCCTGCCCGTCGGCCTGTACCTCGGCCACCTCGGCAAGGGCGGCGCCCTCGCCGTCAACGTCTCGAACGTCGGCCGGGCCGTGCCCGTCTTCGCGGTGCTGGCCCTGTTCATGGTCTCCCCGCTGCGCAACGCGGGCTACCTGCCCACCATCGCCGCGCTCGTGCTGTTCGCGATACCGCCGCTCCTGACGAACACGTATGTGGGCATGAGCGAGGTGGACCGGTCGGTGGTGGAGGCCGCCCGCGGCATGGGCATGTCCGGGAGCCAGCTGTTCCTCCGGGTCGAGCTGCCGCTCGCCCGTCCGCTGGTGATGACCGGGCTGCGCTCGGCCTCCGTGCAGGTCATCGCCACGGCCACGATCGCGGCGATGGTCGGCCAGGGCGGTCTCGGCCGGATCATCACCGCCGGATTCAACACGTACAACACCGCGCAGGTCGTCGCGGGCGCCGTGCTGGTGGCGGCGCTGGCGCTGCTGGTGGAGGGCGCGCTGGTGGCGGCCGACCGGCTGCTGCCCCGGCCGGCGGCGACGTCCCGCTGA
- a CDS encoding ABC transporter substrate-binding protein yields the protein MSKTTRVLGASLGALALTASLAACGGDSLEKSKDGGSAASSGSSSGGGKGALVIGAAGFTESNVLAELYAQVLKDAGYSTSVKTVSNRELYEPSLEKGEIDIVPEYAATLAEFLNAKVNGPKAPEEKPVASSDVAATVAGLEKLAGPLGLKALPAGAAVDQNAFAVSKEFAQKNNLKTLSDLGQSGLKVKIAAGDECAVRPFCAPGLTKTYGIQVSGIDPKGVGTPQAKQAVKDGADQLVLTTTTDATLDSFGLVLLEDDKKLQNADNVLPVVNGKDAGAPEVAAALDKLTKALTTADLVDLNRKVDAERAKPTDVAKAYLESKGLLKN from the coding sequence ATGAGCAAGACCACCCGCGTCCTCGGCGCGTCCCTGGGCGCCCTCGCCCTGACGGCGTCGCTGGCCGCCTGCGGCGGCGACAGCCTGGAGAAGAGCAAGGACGGCGGCTCGGCGGCCTCCTCCGGGTCCTCCTCGGGCGGGGGCAAGGGCGCCCTGGTCATCGGCGCGGCCGGGTTCACCGAGTCCAACGTGCTGGCCGAGCTGTATGCGCAGGTCCTCAAGGACGCGGGCTACAGCACCTCCGTCAAGACGGTCAGCAACCGCGAGCTGTACGAACCGTCGCTGGAGAAGGGCGAGATCGACATCGTCCCGGAGTACGCGGCCACCCTCGCGGAGTTCCTCAACGCCAAGGTGAACGGCCCCAAGGCGCCCGAAGAGAAGCCGGTCGCGTCCAGCGACGTCGCGGCGACGGTGGCGGGCCTGGAGAAGCTCGCGGGCCCGCTCGGACTGAAGGCGCTGCCCGCGGGCGCGGCGGTCGACCAGAACGCATTCGCGGTGAGCAAGGAATTCGCCCAGAAGAACAACCTGAAGACCCTTTCCGATCTCGGGCAGTCCGGGCTGAAGGTGAAGATCGCGGCGGGCGACGAATGCGCCGTCCGCCCCTTCTGCGCACCCGGGTTGACCAAGACGTACGGAATTCAGGTTTCCGGTATCGACCCCAAGGGCGTCGGCACCCCGCAGGCCAAGCAGGCGGTGAAGGACGGCGCGGACCAGCTGGTCCTGACCACCACCACGGACGCCACGCTCGACAGCTTCGGCCTGGTCCTGCTGGAGGACGACAAGAAGCTCCAGAACGCCGACAACGTGCTTCCGGTGGTCAACGGCAAGGACGCGGGCGCCCCGGAGGTCGCGGCCGCCCTCGACAAGCTGACCAAGGCACTCACGACGGCCGACCTCGTCGACCTGAACCGCAAGGTGGACGCGGAGCGCGCCAAGCCGACGGACGTGGCGAAGGCCTACCTGGAGTCCAAGGGCCTCCTCAAGAACTAG
- a CDS encoding ABC transporter permease: protein MAGQNCLVANDWICWEYVSSRSQELTDATLEHIWITGVSVLIGVAVSVPLALLARRGRRWAAPVLAFTTLLYTVPSLAMFSLLLPVFGLSAALVVTGLVLYSLTILVRNVLAGLEAVPADVREAARGMGYGPGRLLWQVELPLALPALLAGVRIATVSTIALTTVGSIVGKGGLGNLIAPAVNSSFKAQVLTASVLCVLLALVADLLLLGVQRLLTPWTRASGARPAGSGKEA, encoded by the coding sequence ATGGCCGGGCAGAACTGCCTCGTGGCGAACGACTGGATCTGCTGGGAGTACGTCTCCTCCCGCTCCCAGGAACTCACCGACGCCACCCTCGAACACATCTGGATCACGGGCGTGTCGGTCCTCATCGGCGTCGCCGTGTCCGTCCCGCTCGCCCTGCTGGCCCGCCGCGGCCGGCGCTGGGCGGCGCCCGTGCTCGCCTTCACCACGCTGCTCTACACGGTCCCCTCGCTCGCCATGTTCTCGCTGCTGCTGCCCGTGTTCGGACTCTCGGCGGCGCTGGTGGTGACCGGCCTGGTGCTGTATTCGCTGACCATCCTCGTCCGCAACGTCCTGGCCGGCCTGGAAGCCGTGCCCGCGGACGTACGGGAGGCCGCGCGCGGCATGGGATACGGCCCAGGGCGGCTGCTGTGGCAGGTCGAACTGCCGCTGGCGCTGCCCGCGCTGCTCGCCGGGGTACGGATCGCGACCGTCTCCACGATCGCGCTGACCACGGTCGGCTCCATCGTCGGCAAGGGCGGCCTGGGCAATCTCATCGCCCCTGCCGTGAACAGCTCCTTCAAGGCCCAGGTGCTCACCGCCTCGGTCCTGTGCGTGCTGCTCGCGCTCGTGGCCGACCTGCTGCTGCTCGGCGTACAGCGGCTGCTCACGCCGTGGACCCGGGCGTCCGGCGCGCGGCCCGCGGGCTCCGGCAAGGAGGCCTGA